The nucleotide sequence TGACCGGGTTGTACTGGTAGTGGACTGGAGACGCCGGGCAGGCAAGATGATAGATTTGATCCACTTCTAACCGAATCGGTTCGGTAATGTCGTGGCGAATCAGATCAAAGTAAGGGTGGTTCAGCCATTTCAGAATATTGCGTTTGTGCCCTGTGTAGAAGTTATCCAGACAGATAACTTGATGACCCTCTACCATCAGTCGGTCGATCAGGTGAGAGCCGATAAACCCAGCGCCGCCAGTGACTAGAATTCTCATGAGTAAGGGAAGTTGGTAAGGAAACTGGATTAAAGCTTGAGGTTAAGTGCTTCCGGTCAACAAGTTGTCCATTCCATTCCAGGTTGGACAGCGAGCCGTCGATCAGAATTCCAGATAGTCTGAATTCTAGACAGCCTGAGAAATCTTACGAAGGTCCTTTCACACATACTGAAAAAATGCCCATATCACCGGAATCTTTGACAATGGAATGAGTCTCGGTTGACGAAGTACCCCTTGAAAAGACATCCAAGGAAGTAATTCAAGAAAGTACAGCCAGGAAAATGTATCCTAAAAGCACCCGGTTCCCGATGTCGCCTGTCCAGGATTCGCAGGGGTGGAGATACGGTTGTTTAGAAAATTAACAAAGATTTGAGGGGTTATGAATTCCATTTGATAGGAATTCATTAAATCTTCAAAGGGAGAGATTTCAAATTCAAGAGAATTTACGGAGGACTGATATCGAAAAATAGGGCAAGCAGAATCAGGTCAATGTCCCGGGGGAATCAATCAGCTAACTGTTATTGAATTCAAGCTGTCCTACATATTTATACTGTCCGTACTGTTGACCACTGCTGAACAATCGAACCTCGTAGGTTCCAGTTCCCGGCAGGGGACAGACTAATGGGGGGGCGTGGTCGAGCCAGGTGCCTCAGTTGTGGAAGGGGTGGGAGTGGGCTGGAGCTGGCTGGTCAGGGTGGGAGTGGTGGGAGTAACTGGCTGGGGTGTCGCTATATGCAACCAGCGACGAAGCAACCCAGACACCCAGCACAGGAGTCAGAAAAACCAGCACCGTCAACAAAAGTTTGACGAGCTGAAACGGCAAAGTGAGAAGAAAACGCATGATTCCCTTTGATCCCAAATAGTCAACAAAATCTCTAGGCCAGCCCCCGGTAAGCCAACACGATCCAGCCAGATGCAACCGTAGCAACCGCCGGGGCGACGATGGGGACCCAGCCCATCTGGGTAAAGATGCCAAAGCCAATCCCTCCCAGAACCAGCAGTGCCATGACTCCCGTTGCTCCAGGCAGGGTCGGACGGCGATACCAGGCAAGGACTGCCCCCCCCACTGCCCAGGTAGCAATCCAGATGACTTCAATCCATTCGGGCCAGAACCAGAACAGAGATCGCCCCTCCAGTGCTGCATCCAAAAACTGACTCACCATGGTTGCATGGAGCATTACCCCACTCATTTTGGGGACGTCCCTCTCGCTTGAACTGTAGGGGGTGAAAAACAGGTCTTTCCCGCTGGATGCCGTCGTTCCAATCAACACAATCCGGTCCCGAATCCAGACGGGGTTGATCTGCCCGGTCAGCACCTGCTCCAGGCTGACCTGCTGGACTGGATTTCTGCCCCGATAACGGAGCAAAACCTGATAGCCGCGATCGTCAATGGTCTGATAACCTCCCGAATGATCCCGTAGGGGTTGAAACAGGGATTTCCCCAGTTGAGCGGCTTCTGGCTTTCCAGAAACCTCTGTCAGTCGAATGCCCCGCTGTGCCAGATACCGTAACGCCAGCCGGAGGGAAAAGGAATAGAATGTTTTTTCCTCATAGTCCGCAAACATCAGATTGCGGCGAACCACCCCATCGGGATCAAGCACCAGGTCATTGAAACCAACCTGAGACTCTGGCATCCCTGGGGGAGGAGGGGTTGCAGGTGTGTCTGAATTCCCCAGTCTGGTAATCGCAACTACGTTGGGGGCACTCAGTTCTGCCTTTAAGTCTGCCTGGGGGCGATCGCGCAGTAAATCCAGTCCGATTACCTCTGGCTGATGGGGCTTCAATTTTTGCAATGCCTGAGTCAGCACTCCGTCTGGTACAGGAAAACCATGCTTCTGAATATCGGCTTCCGTGATTGCCACCAGCAGCAGGCGGGGGTCTGGTTCCAGGGCAGGGCTGATCTGTACCAGGCGATCAAACACAGCCAGTTCCAGGGGTTGCAACCATCCCAAATGACGCACTCCCAGCACAAACCCTGTGGCCAAAAAACTGGCAACCCCAATTACAATCAACACGGGTGATCGTTTGCCTGGACGCCGATCGCTCAGCCTTGCTGATTTGAAAGGCGGATATTTCGATGCCCTTACAGGCAATCCGGCAACCTGGGTGTCTG is from Leptothermofonsia sichuanensis E412 and encodes:
- a CDS encoding CHASE2 domain-containing protein, which codes for MLEILLNGRYRIIQVLGSGGFGQTYIAEDLQQPDHRKCVVKQFKPSRQDERFLRIARRLFASEVETLRKLGSHSQIPSLLDDFEENQEFYLVQEYIEGRLLSDELAAGRRMNEAETLTMLYDVLHILEFVHQNQVIHRDIKPGNLIQRTCNGRYVLIDFGAVKEIQTQLTPEPGQTNLTVGIGTQGYGPSEQLMGKPRYNSDLYALGMTAIHGLTGLQPAQLPTHPETGEVVWVDETEVSPKLAAILTRMTRYHFSQRYQSATEVLAALDSPPEVVLNEPTEVPSDQPTEIWADAVEDTTRMPDTQVAGLPVRASKYPPFKSARLSDRRPGKRSPVLIVIGVASFLATGFVLGVRHLGWLQPLELAVFDRLVQISPALEPDPRLLLVAITEADIQKHGFPVPDGVLTQALQKLKPHQPEVIGLDLLRDRPQADLKAELSAPNVVAITRLGNSDTPATPPPPGMPESQVGFNDLVLDPDGVVRRNLMFADYEEKTFYSFSLRLALRYLAQRGIRLTEVSGKPEAAQLGKSLFQPLRDHSGGYQTIDDRGYQVLLRYRGRNPVQQVSLEQVLTGQINPVWIRDRIVLIGTTASSGKDLFFTPYSSSERDVPKMSGVMLHATMVSQFLDAALEGRSLFWFWPEWIEVIWIATWAVGGAVLAWYRRPTLPGATGVMALLVLGGIGFGIFTQMGWVPIVAPAVATVASGWIVLAYRGLA